AATTTATCACTCATATTACACCATTTAAATATATCAAGTATTGGCGAATATATTAACCCAGAGAAGCATATTGAATTTTCAATCGTACATAGCATAACGTAGTCGATACGGGACATTACAAAAATTATAGGGTTTGACTGGGTAACGGGTAAGGATGCAAGAAATTGATCAGGATCAAACACCGAAGTTTATCATTCTTTAACCTCCCAACTTCCGCCGTTAGCAGCCCCTACTCTTTCTAAGAAGTTTTCTTGGTGAAGTTTCTGAATATTTCTTTCGATCGACCTCTCCGTAACACCAATAATGGCAGCTATTTCAGGTATGGTAATTCCCGGGTTAGTTTTCATCAATTCTAAAATTTTCCCCGACGTTTTCCCGACATTTCCCCGACGTTTTCCCGACGTTTCACCGACATTTTCAGAGCTTTCTTCCGGCGTTTTCTCCGACGAGGCAACCGGCTTACCCTTAAACTCAACCATCAGCCCATTGGCATCATAGTCGAATGCAGGCTCAGGCAGTCCGGCATTGGTACATTCATCTAGTATCTTTTTCATACCGCGGCCCCAGGATTCAATATACCCGGCCCTGAAAAAGGTATGGGCAATATCAGGGTTATTAGGAAGAGAGGGATGTTTATCAAGCAATTTCTCCACCGTCCAGTCATCAGGCAACTGGCCATGGTTCCAGATATAAAACTGGTCGTCATATACACTGATCTGGATAGGGATGCCACATCCATAATCTTTATGAATAACGGCATTTATTACGGCTTCTCGTATGGCTTCTTCCGGAAATGGGTATGTTTCAACCCTGTATATGCCATCATAACTAATCATGGCTTTCATATACTTGGTAAATAGCAGGTCCATTGTCTTATCAACCTGCTCAAAAAGGTTCCCATGGATGGTATCGTGATAAAGCAGATCAGTATGCGTTTTAAAGAAACCTACTTTTATATAGGCGCCGGTAAAAAAAGCTTCGGGATCCGGATGAAATAACAACAATGCCGCCCGCTTTAAATAAGTGCCTTCTATTAACCGAAGCTTTTCCAGTAACAGGTTATTACTTACAGATACCTCCTCTTTAGGTAAACGTTTGCTGCTAACAGCTTTTTTTCTGAAATGCGAAAAAGCCCTGTCACTCAAATCGGCCGGCGTCACCCGTGGCACCGGAACACCGTCCCACCGCTTTCCCTGCTTTCTTAACAGAAACCTGTCCAACGCAGCCCCTTTGAGTTCCTGTTTGGTGCTGCCACTTCTATAATGATACTGTCCTTTATAGCTAATTGGATTTGGATACGGATCTACTTTAATTTCCAGGTATTCTTTGCCATCTTCATCCTGCACATTTACATCAACCATTATTCCCAAAATATCTTTTGCTTTATTGGGAATATCTTCCAGCAGCCTGGCAGCATCAGGCAAACCGGCTACCTCCCCATTATCGTGCA
The Niastella koreensis GR20-10 genome window above contains:
- a CDS encoding ATP-binding protein; this translates as MTEKQNIEYKVTWRDEYLKWLCGFANAQGGELIIGVHDNGEVAGLPDAARLLEDIPNKAKDILGIMVDVNVQDEDGKEYLEIKVDPYPNPISYKGQYHYRSGSTKQELKGAALDRFLLRKQGKRWDGVPVPRVTPADLSDRAFSHFRKKAVSSKRLPKEEVSVSNNLLLEKLRLIEGTYLKRAALLLFHPDPEAFFTGAYIKVGFFKTHTDLLYHDTIHGNLFEQVDKTMDLLFTKYMKAMISYDGIYRVETYPFPEEAIREAVINAVIHKDYGCGIPIQISVYDDQFYIWNHGQLPDDWTVEKLLDKHPSLPNNPDIAHTFFRAGYIESWGRGMKKILDECTNAGLPEPAFDYDANGLMVEFKGKPVASSEKTPEESSENVGETSGKRRGNVGKTSGKILELMKTNPGITIPEIAAIIGVTERSIERNIQKLHQENFLERVGAANGGSWEVKE